A window of Cryptomeria japonica chromosome 3, Sugi_1.0, whole genome shotgun sequence contains these coding sequences:
- the LOC131874408 gene encoding uncharacterized protein LOC131874408, which yields MRKKLGKLSIPYYDGTGKDSARTWVQKLDTYFQLNPMLEEDAIKYAALHLDGSAHEWWHHGMVTLAHNQIDTYAEFTERLIDRFDMKDPELHFMELAQLRQWGPINSYISDFQRLSVLVTDISERRLIVLFVDGLSKALHGWMEYFSVEESQSEDEEQQLESDGESSATKEGSGNEKSLARLTGAQKAITFKVRGTIQGQKVVALLDTGATHNFIDSQLVARRG from the exons atgaggaagaagttgGGAAAGTTGTCTATTCCCTACTATGATGGTACAGGGAAGGATTCAGCACGGACATGGGTCCAGAAATTAGATACTTATTTTCAGCTTAATCCCATGCTTGAGGAGGATGCGATTAAGTATGCTGCATTGCACTTGGATGGGAGtgcacatgagtggtggcaccACGGTATGGTCACATTGGCCCATAATCAGATAGACACATACGCAGAGTTCACTGAGAGGTTGATTGACAGGTTTGATATGAAGGATCCAGAACTCCATTTCATGGAGTTAGCTCAGTTGAGACAATGGGGTCCTATCAACAGTTACATCTCAGATTTCCAGAGACTATCAGTGTTGGTTACAGACATTTCAGAGAGGAGGTTGATTGTACTGTTTGTGGATGGATTGTCAAAGGCTCTtcatggttgg ATGGAGTACTTCTCTGTTGAGGAGTCACAGTCAGAGGATGAGGAGCAGCAGTTAGAGTCTGATGGTGAGAGCAGTGCCACTAAGGAGGGTTCAGGGAATGAGAAGTCCCTAGCTAGATTGACAGGTGCTCAAAAGGCAATTACTTTTAAGGTGCGTGGTACCATACAGGGACAAAAGGTGGTTGCTTTGCTGGACACTGGGgccacacataatttcatagatTCACAGTTAGTGGCTAGGAGAGGGTGA